A window of Micrococcus endophyticus contains these coding sequences:
- a CDS encoding DUF1990 family protein, producing MGGVWDVAPALTYGEVGATLGELPPGYRHLDERRTVGHGRADFDRLAAQLLAWRLQRAAGFAVHPSTPTLDVGTQVRLAPGPGLVPGGGLLGRLVGGWQCRVVAVVAEPDRAGFAYGTLPGHPESGEELFLLTLEPRTGEVVLRIRAFSRPGTWWSRALDPLARAAQRRITRRYLRALE from the coding sequence GTGGGCGGGGTCTGGGACGTCGCGCCGGCGCTCACCTACGGCGAGGTCGGCGCGACGCTCGGGGAGCTCCCGCCCGGGTACCGGCACCTCGACGAGCGCCGCACCGTGGGCCACGGCAGGGCCGACTTCGACCGGCTCGCCGCGCAGCTGCTCGCCTGGCGCCTGCAGCGGGCGGCCGGCTTCGCCGTGCACCCCTCGACGCCGACGCTCGACGTCGGCACGCAGGTCCGCCTGGCCCCGGGGCCCGGCCTCGTGCCCGGCGGCGGCCTGCTCGGCCGCCTCGTGGGCGGCTGGCAGTGCCGGGTGGTCGCCGTCGTCGCCGAGCCGGACCGGGCGGGCTTCGCCTACGGGACGCTGCCCGGCCACCCCGAGTCCGGCGAGGAGCTCTTCCTGCTCACGCTGGAGCCGCGCACCGGCGAGGTCGTGCTGCGGATCCGCGCGTTCTCGCGGCCGGGCACGTGGTGGTCCCGCGCGCTCGACCCCCTCGCCCGCGCGGCCCAGCGGCGGATCACCCGCCGCTACCTGCGTGCACTGGAGTGA
- a CDS encoding enoyl-CoA hydratase/isomerase family protein, producing MIEMTVADGVAEVRLNAPKKMNSLDEAALADLHDAYRRAAAGVESGEVRVVLLHGEGRGFCAGRDISAVDPAEDDATAYLRDKVTPVLRAMSEIGVPTFAAVQGACLGVGLGLAIATDVVYVAEDAKIGSPFANLGATLDSGGHWLFTERLGAHRTLDLIYTAELISGEEAVRAGLFSRSVPADELLEFTRAKAAKAAQGATLAFRASKELVRQIRDERVGLWESLDAENIAQGDLCNTADYAEGFKAFQEKRRPEFTGRG from the coding sequence ATGATCGAGATGACGGTCGCCGACGGCGTGGCCGAGGTGCGCCTGAACGCCCCGAAGAAGATGAACTCCCTGGACGAGGCCGCCCTGGCGGACCTGCACGATGCCTACCGCCGCGCCGCCGCCGGCGTCGAGTCCGGCGAGGTCCGCGTAGTGCTGCTGCACGGCGAGGGCCGCGGCTTCTGCGCCGGGCGCGACATCTCCGCCGTCGACCCGGCCGAGGACGACGCCACCGCCTACCTGCGGGACAAGGTCACCCCCGTGCTGCGGGCCATGTCCGAGATCGGCGTGCCCACCTTCGCCGCCGTGCAGGGCGCCTGCCTGGGCGTGGGCCTGGGCCTGGCGATCGCCACTGACGTGGTCTACGTGGCCGAGGACGCCAAGATCGGCTCGCCGTTCGCCAACCTCGGCGCCACCCTGGACTCGGGCGGCCACTGGCTGTTCACCGAGCGCCTGGGCGCCCACCGCACCCTGGACCTGATCTACACCGCCGAGCTCATCTCCGGCGAGGAGGCCGTGCGCGCGGGCCTGTTCTCCCGCTCCGTCCCCGCGGACGAGCTGCTCGAGTTCACCCGCGCCAAGGCCGCGAAGGCCGCGCAGGGCGCCACCCTGGCGTTCCGCGCCTCCAAGGAGTTGGTCCGTCAGATCCGTGACGAGCGCGTGGGCCTGTGGGAGTCCCTGGACGCCGAGAACATCGCCCAGGGCGACCTCTGCAACACGGCCGACTACGCCGAGGGGTTCAAGGCCTTCCAGGAGAAGCGTCGCCCGGAGTTCACGGGCCGCGGCTGA
- the paaE gene encoding 1,2-phenylacetyl-CoA epoxidase subunit PaaE: MTETTVTPATGKRRATFNTLEVSELRRLTDDSVEVTFAVPEELADDYDYVPGQYVALRKELDGQEVRRSYSICAIPKRGEIRVAVKKDIGGKFSTWANEVLEVGEKIDVMNPQGAFTSRSHVTSLNDAEKVAAEKVAQNRNTHLVAFAAGSGITPIMAIAKAVLAASETSRFDLVYANRSAMDVMFAEEIGDLKDKYPARFTVHHVLSREQRVSPLLSGRIDAEKLTTLLDRVIDVDGTDEWFLCGPFELVQLARETLSARGVDEDDVRFELFSTGRPENPQGHSGRVVEADPSGDNVTIEFNLDGLSGKVESPKSAHETILNAALRVRSDVPFACAGGVCGTCRAKVTDGEYEMDENYALEKDEVEAGYVLTCQTRATSDSITVDYDA; the protein is encoded by the coding sequence ATGACCGAGACCACCGTCACCCCCGCCACCGGCAAGCGCCGCGCCACGTTCAACACCCTCGAAGTGTCGGAGCTGCGCCGCCTGACCGACGACTCCGTGGAGGTCACCTTCGCGGTGCCCGAGGAGCTCGCCGACGACTACGACTACGTGCCGGGCCAGTACGTGGCCCTGCGCAAGGAGCTGGACGGCCAGGAGGTCCGCCGCTCCTACTCCATCTGCGCGATCCCGAAGCGCGGCGAGATCCGCGTGGCCGTGAAGAAGGACATCGGCGGCAAGTTCTCCACGTGGGCCAACGAGGTCCTCGAGGTGGGCGAGAAGATCGACGTGATGAACCCGCAGGGCGCGTTCACGTCCCGCTCCCACGTCACCTCGCTCAACGACGCCGAGAAGGTGGCGGCGGAGAAGGTCGCGCAGAACAGGAACACGCACCTGGTGGCGTTCGCCGCCGGCTCGGGCATCACCCCGATCATGGCGATCGCGAAGGCCGTGCTGGCCGCCTCGGAGACCTCCCGCTTCGACCTGGTCTACGCCAACCGCTCCGCCATGGACGTGATGTTCGCCGAGGAGATCGGCGACCTCAAGGACAAGTACCCGGCGCGCTTCACCGTGCACCACGTGCTCTCCCGCGAGCAGCGCGTGTCCCCGCTGCTGTCCGGCCGCATCGACGCCGAGAAGCTCACCACCCTGCTGGACCGCGTCATCGACGTGGACGGCACGGACGAGTGGTTCCTCTGCGGCCCGTTCGAGCTGGTCCAGCTGGCTCGCGAGACCCTGTCCGCGCGCGGCGTGGACGAGGACGACGTCCGCTTCGAGCTGTTCTCCACCGGCCGCCCGGAGAACCCGCAGGGGCACTCCGGCCGCGTCGTGGAGGCGGACCCCTCGGGTGACAACGTCACCATCGAGTTCAACCTGGACGGACTCTCCGGCAAGGTCGAGTCCCCCAAGTCCGCGCACGAGACGATCCTCAACGCCGCCCTGCGCGTGCGCTCGGACGTCCCCTTCGCGTGCGCCGGCGGCGTGTGCGGCACCTGCCGCGCCAAGGTCACCGACGGCGAGTATGAGATGGACGAGAACTACGCCCTGGAGAAGGACGAGGTGGAGGCCGGCTACGTGCTGACCTGCCAGACCCGCGCCACGTCCGACTCGATCACCGTCGACTACGACGCCTGA
- the paaD gene encoding 1,2-phenylacetyl-CoA epoxidase subunit PaaD codes for MTTASALRPADPADARVWDAASTVHDPEIPVLSIADLGILREARAEGEKAVVVITPTYSGCPAMDTITTDVSRALERSGFEESEVRLVLQPAWTTDWMTDEGKAKLAEYGIAPPSARTTDGPVMIGMAVKCPRCHSLNTREITRFGSTSCKALYTCRECLEPFDYFKVH; via the coding sequence GTGACCACCGCCAGCGCGCTGCGCCCCGCCGACCCCGCCGACGCGCGGGTCTGGGATGCGGCCTCCACCGTGCACGACCCGGAGATCCCCGTGCTGTCCATCGCGGACCTGGGGATCCTCCGGGAGGCACGGGCCGAGGGCGAGAAGGCCGTCGTCGTCATCACGCCCACCTATTCCGGCTGCCCCGCCATGGACACCATCACCACGGACGTCTCCCGGGCGCTCGAGCGCTCCGGGTTCGAGGAGTCCGAGGTCCGCCTGGTGCTCCAGCCGGCGTGGACCACGGACTGGATGACGGACGAGGGCAAGGCCAAGCTCGCCGAGTACGGCATCGCCCCGCCCTCGGCGCGCACCACGGACGGGCCGGTCATGATCGGCATGGCCGTGAAGTGCCCGCGCTGCCACTCCCTGAACACCCGCGAGATCACCCGCTTCGGCTCCACCTCCTGCAAGGCGCTGTACACCTGCCGGGAGTGCCTCGAGCCCTTCGACTACTTCAAGGTGCACTGA
- the paaC gene encoding 1,2-phenylacetyl-CoA epoxidase subunit PaaC: MSFATNDSATKHSAGVAITAEEIASGEQKASEETARYALYLGDDALMLGQRLSWWISRAPELEEDIALGNIALDLVGHARFLLSYAGTAWGKSEDELAYFRDEEEFRSVRLVEAENGDFAKTIARQLYYSFYAFELYTRLKESTDATLAAIADKALKEVLYHQDHAALWLNRLGLGTDESKFRMQRGLDELWPYLPELFHDDETTRPLAEQGIAVLPSSLEEPTMTRIREAIEAAGLEVPTTGTARGGDRSGAMSEYRGYILAEMQSLARRHPGASW, from the coding sequence GTGAGCTTCGCGACCAACGACTCCGCCACGAAGCACTCCGCCGGCGTGGCCATCACCGCCGAGGAGATCGCCTCCGGCGAGCAGAAGGCCTCCGAGGAGACGGCGCGCTACGCCCTGTACCTCGGCGACGACGCCCTCATGCTCGGCCAGCGCCTGTCCTGGTGGATCTCCCGGGCCCCCGAGCTCGAGGAGGACATCGCCCTGGGCAACATCGCCCTGGACCTCGTGGGCCACGCCCGCTTCCTCCTGAGCTACGCGGGCACCGCGTGGGGCAAGTCAGAGGACGAGCTCGCCTACTTCCGCGACGAGGAGGAGTTCCGCTCCGTCCGCCTCGTGGAGGCCGAGAACGGCGACTTCGCCAAGACGATCGCCCGCCAGCTGTACTACTCGTTCTACGCGTTCGAGCTGTACACCCGCCTGAAGGAGTCCACGGACGCCACTCTGGCCGCGATCGCGGACAAGGCGCTCAAGGAGGTCCTGTACCACCAGGACCACGCCGCGCTGTGGCTGAACCGCCTGGGCCTGGGCACGGACGAGTCGAAGTTCCGCATGCAGCGGGGCCTGGACGAGCTGTGGCCCTACCTGCCCGAGCTCTTCCACGACGACGAGACCACCCGCCCGCTGGCCGAGCAGGGGATCGCCGTGCTGCCGTCCTCGCTCGAGGAGCCCACGATGACCCGCATCCGCGAGGCCATCGAGGCCGCCGGCCTGGAGGTCCCGACCACGGGCACCGCCCGCGGCGGCGACCGCTCCGGCGCGATGAGCGAGTACCGCGGGTACATCCTCGCGGAGATGCAGTCCCTGGCCCGCCGTCACCCGGGAGCGTCCTGGTGA
- the paaB gene encoding 1,2-phenylacetyl-CoA epoxidase subunit PaaB, protein MSENTAASNAWPLWEVFVRANRGLSHVHAGSLHAPDASLALRNARDLYTRRNEGTSVWVVPAEAIAASDPDSKGGFFESPQGKSYRHATYYQQSEGVPHL, encoded by the coding sequence ATGAGCGAGAACACCGCCGCATCCAACGCCTGGCCCCTGTGGGAGGTCTTCGTCCGCGCGAACCGCGGCCTCTCCCACGTGCACGCCGGCTCGCTGCACGCCCCGGACGCGTCCCTGGCCCTGCGCAACGCGCGTGACCTGTACACGCGCCGCAACGAGGGCACCTCCGTGTGGGTCGTCCCGGCCGAGGCCATCGCGGCCTCCGACCCGGACTCCAAGGGCGGCTTCTTCGAGTCCCCGCAGGGCAAGTCCTACCGCCACGCCACCTACTACCAGCAGTCCGAGGGGGTGCCGCACCTGTGA
- the paaA gene encoding 1,2-phenylacetyl-CoA epoxidase subunit PaaA: MTQTSSTTRLASVPSPEDAAGQENFDRLIAEDSRIEPRDWMPEAYRKSLTRQVSQHAHSEIIGMQPEANWITRAPSLKRKAILMAKVQDEAGHGLYLYSAAETLGTGRDELNDQLLTGRAKYSSIFNYPARTWADMGAIGWLVDGAAICNQVPLCRASYGPYGRAMVRICKEESFHQRQGWEILYELSHGTPEQKQMAQDAVDRFYGPALQMFGPPDEDSPNSKQSMDWKVKRFSNDDLRQRFVDMIVPQAEALGLTLPDPDLKWNEERGHYDFGELDWDELMSVIKGNGPMNTQRMARRIQAHEDGAWVRDAAAAYARRQAEQHAPAETHLIGA; the protein is encoded by the coding sequence ATGACGCAGACCAGCTCCACCACCCGCCTGGCCTCCGTCCCGTCCCCCGAGGATGCGGCCGGCCAGGAGAACTTCGATCGCCTGATCGCGGAGGACTCGCGCATCGAGCCCCGCGACTGGATGCCGGAGGCCTACCGCAAGTCCCTGACCCGCCAGGTCTCCCAGCACGCGCACTCCGAGATCATCGGCATGCAGCCCGAGGCCAACTGGATCACCCGTGCGCCCTCCCTGAAGCGCAAGGCGATCCTCATGGCCAAGGTCCAGGACGAGGCCGGCCACGGCCTGTACCTGTACTCCGCCGCCGAGACCCTCGGCACCGGCCGCGACGAGCTGAACGACCAGCTGCTCACCGGCCGCGCGAAGTACTCCTCGATCTTCAACTACCCGGCCCGCACCTGGGCGGACATGGGCGCGATCGGCTGGCTCGTCGACGGCGCCGCCATCTGCAACCAGGTGCCGCTGTGCCGCGCCTCCTACGGCCCCTACGGCCGCGCCATGGTGCGCATCTGCAAGGAGGAGTCGTTCCATCAGCGCCAGGGCTGGGAGATCCTCTACGAGCTCTCCCACGGCACCCCGGAGCAGAAGCAGATGGCCCAGGACGCCGTCGACCGCTTCTACGGCCCGGCCCTGCAGATGTTCGGCCCCCCGGACGAGGACTCCCCCAACTCGAAGCAGTCCATGGACTGGAAGGTCAAGCGCTTCTCCAACGACGACCTGCGCCAGCGCTTCGTGGACATGATCGTCCCGCAGGCCGAGGCCCTCGGCCTGACCCTGCCGGACCCGGACCTGAAGTGGAACGAGGAGCGCGGCCACTACGACTTCGGCGAGCTGGACTGGGACGAGCTCATGTCCGTCATCAAGGGCAACGGCCCCATGAACACCCAGCGCATGGCCCGCCGCATCCAGGCCCATGAGGACGGCGCGTGGGTCCGCGACGCCGCCGCCGCCTACGCCCGCCGCCAGGCCGAGCAGCACGCCCCGGCCGAGACCCACCTGATCGGAGCCTGA
- a CDS encoding FAD-binding monooxygenase, with product MLFHHHGYVSTDPRVQPAAGIGLDRPAELPDEMDVLIVGTGPAGMIAAAQLAMFPDVHTRIIERRPHRLEIGQADGIQARSVETFQAFGFASEIIDEAFDLTSMAFWNPAEDDADTIVRTSLAEDDPAGVSEFPHLIVNQARILDWFAEYMKNSPTRARPDYGWAFETLEDTNDGEYPVLVTLRRTVDAQGEPLADPESGETRQVRAKYVVGADGAGSRVRKAIGHSLSGGASNHAWGVMDALAVSDFPDIRTKCAIHSSTGSILLIPREGGHLFRMYVDLGEVPADDDHKVRQTPIEEIIRRAQLILRPYTLDVKEVAWHSVYEVGHRLTSGFDNRERVAHPNVFLLGDACHTHSAKAGQGMNVSMQDGWNLGWKLGQVLSGVAPAELVPTYAEERKEIAKNLIDFDKEWSTLMAKPTSELGDPNEVADFYTKTAEFPAGFMTEYKPSILTTDATGQSLAAGFPIGKRFKSALVERSCDTNVKHLGHLHRADGRWRVYVFADAASPRSADSKVAAWAKAVEEDPHSFRNRHTPADGPQDARFDVKVVYQQKQTEFAHPDVPAVFRPTSGDLRLLDLNNIFATCQPKHGEDIFEARGISRDGAVVVVRPDHYVSGVFGLDEVERLNEFFAGVLLDAS from the coding sequence ATGCTCTTCCACCACCACGGCTACGTCTCCACGGACCCGCGCGTCCAGCCCGCCGCCGGCATCGGCCTCGACCGCCCCGCCGAGCTGCCGGACGAGATGGACGTGCTGATCGTGGGCACCGGGCCGGCCGGCATGATCGCCGCCGCCCAGCTCGCCATGTTCCCGGACGTCCACACCCGCATCATCGAGCGCCGCCCCCACCGCCTCGAGATCGGCCAGGCGGACGGCATCCAGGCCCGCTCCGTCGAGACCTTCCAGGCCTTCGGCTTCGCGAGCGAGATCATCGACGAGGCCTTCGACCTGACCTCCATGGCGTTCTGGAACCCGGCCGAGGACGACGCGGACACGATCGTGCGCACCTCGCTGGCCGAGGACGACCCGGCGGGCGTCTCCGAGTTCCCGCACCTGATCGTGAACCAGGCCCGCATCCTGGACTGGTTCGCCGAGTACATGAAGAACTCCCCCACCCGCGCACGGCCGGACTACGGCTGGGCATTCGAGACCCTCGAGGACACGAACGACGGCGAGTACCCCGTGCTCGTGACGCTGCGCCGCACCGTGGACGCCCAGGGCGAGCCGCTGGCCGACCCGGAGTCCGGCGAGACCCGCCAGGTCCGCGCGAAGTACGTGGTCGGCGCCGACGGCGCCGGCTCCCGCGTGCGCAAGGCGATCGGCCACTCCCTCTCCGGCGGCGCCTCCAACCACGCCTGGGGCGTGATGGACGCGCTGGCCGTCTCCGACTTCCCGGACATCCGCACCAAGTGCGCCATCCACTCGAGCACCGGCTCGATCCTCCTGATCCCCCGCGAGGGCGGCCACCTGTTCCGCATGTACGTGGACCTCGGCGAGGTCCCGGCGGACGACGACCACAAGGTGCGCCAGACCCCGATCGAGGAGATCATCCGCCGGGCCCAGCTGATCCTGCGCCCCTACACGCTGGACGTGAAGGAGGTCGCCTGGCATTCGGTGTACGAGGTGGGCCACCGCCTCACCTCGGGCTTCGACAACCGCGAGCGCGTGGCCCACCCCAACGTGTTCCTGCTCGGCGACGCCTGTCACACCCACTCCGCGAAGGCCGGCCAGGGCATGAACGTGTCCATGCAGGACGGCTGGAACCTCGGCTGGAAGCTGGGCCAGGTGCTCTCCGGCGTGGCCCCGGCCGAGCTGGTGCCCACCTACGCGGAGGAGCGCAAGGAGATCGCCAAGAACCTGATCGACTTCGACAAGGAGTGGTCGACGCTCATGGCGAAGCCCACCTCCGAGCTGGGCGACCCCAACGAGGTGGCCGACTTCTACACGAAGACCGCCGAGTTCCCCGCCGGCTTCATGACGGAGTACAAGCCCTCGATCCTGACCACGGACGCCACGGGCCAGTCCCTGGCCGCGGGCTTCCCGATCGGCAAGCGCTTCAAGTCCGCGCTGGTGGAGCGCTCGTGCGACACCAACGTCAAGCACCTGGGCCACCTGCACCGCGCGGACGGCCGCTGGCGCGTGTACGTCTTCGCCGACGCCGCCTCCCCCCGCTCGGCCGACTCGAAGGTCGCCGCCTGGGCGAAGGCCGTCGAGGAGGACCCGCACTCCTTCCGCAACCGCCACACCCCCGCCGACGGCCCGCAGGACGCGCGCTTCGACGTCAAGGTGGTCTACCAGCAGAAGCAGACCGAGTTCGCGCACCCGGACGTGCCGGCCGTGTTCCGCCCGACGTCGGGCGACCTGCGCCTGCTGGACCTGAACAACATCTTCGCCACGTGCCAGCCCAAGCACGGCGAGGACATCTTCGAGGCCCGCGGCATCAGCCGCGACGGCGCCGTGGTGGTGGTCCGCCCGGACCACTACGTCTCCGGCGTCTTCGGCCTGGACGAGGTGGAGCGCCTGAACGAGTTCTTCGCGGGCGTGCTGCTCGACGCCTCCTGA
- a CDS encoding IclR family transcriptional regulator has translation MAEDDGSPAPAREGAPSQTLSRALALLEAVVEAAEPPTIADLADGLGVHRSVAYRMLRTFEAHGLLRRDPLGRVHSAPGLAVLARRVEQDLRTAAMPHLSAVSADLGMTAFLVVGDGSTCLTLATVEPPRGNLVTQRPGTRHPLGIGAPGMAVALALPEQEWEQRRDDAAPERPELGEARERGWAVSRDEVITGVSSVAVPLSVPGQLPAALAVVYATRPEDPERLGGRLKEAAQAVAASLGAA, from the coding sequence ATGGCAGAGGACGACGGCAGCCCCGCGCCCGCCCGGGAGGGCGCGCCCTCCCAGACACTCTCCCGCGCGCTCGCCCTGCTCGAGGCGGTGGTCGAGGCCGCCGAGCCGCCCACCATCGCCGACCTCGCCGACGGTCTCGGCGTCCATCGCTCGGTCGCCTACCGCATGCTGCGTACCTTCGAGGCCCACGGCCTGCTGCGCCGCGACCCCCTCGGCCGCGTCCACAGCGCCCCCGGCCTGGCCGTCCTCGCGCGCCGCGTGGAGCAGGACCTGCGCACCGCCGCCATGCCGCACCTGTCCGCCGTCTCGGCCGACCTGGGCATGACCGCCTTCCTGGTGGTGGGGGACGGCTCCACCTGCCTCACCCTGGCCACGGTGGAGCCGCCCCGCGGCAACCTCGTCACCCAGCGCCCCGGCACCCGGCACCCGCTGGGCATCGGCGCGCCGGGCATGGCGGTGGCCCTCGCCCTGCCGGAGCAGGAGTGGGAGCAGCGGCGGGACGACGCCGCCCCGGAGCGCCCGGAGCTGGGCGAGGCCCGGGAGCGGGGCTGGGCGGTCAGCCGCGACGAGGTCATCACGGGGGTCTCCTCGGTGGCGGTGCCGCTGAGCGTGCCGGGGCAGCTGCCGGCCGCCCTCGCCGTCGTCTACGCCACGCGCCCCGAGGACCCGGAGCGCCTGGGCGGGCGCCTGAAGGAGGCGGCCCAGGCCGTGGCCGCCTCGCTCGGCGCGGCCTGA
- a CDS encoding histidinol-phosphate transaminase gives MTDDAQPTPAAVAPHKKVGMLPPYAAGKPPVAVPGLRPYKLSSNENPHAPVAGVIERVRGVVTGPEDAPSTLCRYPDTLSTGLREALAAHLDVPADDVVTGAGSLGALSQVITAFAGHGEAGRGDEVIFAWRSFEAYPIVVRTAGAVDVQVPLTADHRHDLPAMLAAITDRTRVILLCTPNNPTGPVLTTAEVEGFLAEVPEHVLVVIDEAYVEFVRDEDAVRGLDMYRKHANVVVLRTFSKAHGLANLRVGYSVSRPEITKALRTVATPFAVSTVAEEAAIASLEHLDEVLEGVQLVVDERERVAAALAEAGWDVPASQANFVWLPLGERTADFAAAAQAKALSVRAFAGEGVRVSIGEQEANDRFLEVARDFLK, from the coding sequence ATGACTGATGACGCCCAGCCCACGCCCGCCGCGGTCGCGCCGCACAAGAAGGTGGGCATGCTCCCGCCCTATGCCGCCGGCAAGCCGCCCGTGGCGGTCCCGGGCCTGCGCCCCTACAAGCTGTCCTCCAACGAGAACCCGCACGCGCCGGTGGCCGGCGTCATCGAGCGGGTGCGCGGGGTCGTGACCGGCCCCGAGGACGCGCCCAGCACGCTCTGCCGCTACCCGGACACCCTGTCCACGGGGCTGCGCGAGGCCCTGGCCGCGCACTTGGACGTCCCGGCGGACGACGTCGTCACCGGCGCCGGCTCCCTCGGCGCCCTCTCCCAGGTCATCACCGCCTTCGCCGGCCACGGCGAGGCCGGCCGCGGCGACGAGGTGATCTTCGCCTGGCGCAGCTTCGAGGCCTACCCGATCGTGGTGCGCACCGCCGGCGCCGTGGACGTGCAGGTGCCCCTCACCGCGGACCACCGCCACGACCTGCCGGCCATGCTGGCCGCGATCACGGACCGCACCCGCGTGATCCTGCTGTGCACCCCCAACAACCCGACCGGCCCGGTGCTCACCACCGCCGAGGTCGAGGGCTTCCTGGCCGAGGTGCCCGAGCACGTGCTCGTGGTCATCGACGAGGCCTACGTGGAGTTCGTCCGGGACGAGGACGCCGTGCGCGGCCTGGACATGTACCGCAAGCACGCCAACGTGGTGGTGCTGCGCACCTTCTCCAAGGCCCACGGCCTGGCGAACCTGCGCGTGGGCTACTCGGTGTCCCGCCCGGAGATCACGAAGGCCCTGCGCACCGTGGCCACCCCGTTCGCCGTGTCCACCGTGGCCGAGGAGGCCGCGATCGCCTCCCTCGAGCACCTCGACGAGGTCCTGGAGGGCGTGCAGCTCGTGGTGGACGAGCGCGAGCGCGTGGCCGCCGCCCTGGCCGAGGCCGGCTGGGACGTGCCCGCCTCCCAGGCCAACTTCGTGTGGCTGCCGCTGGGCGAGCGCACCGCCGACTTCGCCGCGGCCGCCCAGGCCAAGGCCCTGTCCGTGCGCGCGTTCGCGGGCGAGGGCGTGCGCGTGAGCATCGGCGAGCAGGAGGCCAACGACCGTTTCCTCGAGGTGGCCCGCGACTTCCTGAAGTGA
- a CDS encoding IclR family transcriptional regulator, whose product MSGTLDRLIRILSSFDAERPAMTVAALARRADLPLPTAYRWVERLVGAELLQKDDDGLVRPGLRLWEMASRSAPSMSLARTAMPFLVDVQSVLRQNTQLAVLDDEGVLVLERLSSQGAVVNQAAVAGRLPPFTTSLGLVLLAHSPADVAERFIARHRRQLGVAVEHHPSEAGGAAPAGARVRVTAPTEPHLRALLAGIRREGYAAVDGALDEEARGIAVPVTRADGTVVAALGAVVPCEAPYTPGVPPLLMTAARGIARAVGGDSH is encoded by the coding sequence GTGAGCGGCACCCTGGACCGGCTGATCCGGATCCTCAGCTCCTTCGACGCCGAGCGGCCGGCCATGACCGTGGCCGCGCTGGCCCGGCGCGCCGACCTGCCCCTGCCCACCGCCTACCGGTGGGTGGAGCGGCTGGTCGGCGCCGAGCTGCTGCAGAAGGACGACGACGGCCTCGTGCGGCCCGGCCTGCGCCTGTGGGAGATGGCCTCCCGCAGCGCCCCGAGCATGTCCCTGGCGCGGACGGCCATGCCGTTCCTGGTGGACGTGCAGTCGGTGCTGCGCCAGAACACGCAGCTGGCCGTGCTGGACGACGAGGGCGTGCTCGTGCTCGAGCGGCTCTCCTCGCAGGGGGCCGTGGTGAACCAGGCCGCCGTGGCGGGGCGGCTGCCCCCGTTCACCACCTCGCTGGGGCTCGTGCTGCTGGCACACTCCCCGGCCGACGTCGCCGAGCGCTTCATCGCCCGGCACCGCCGCCAGCTGGGCGTCGCCGTCGAGCACCACCCCAGCGAGGCCGGCGGCGCCGCGCCGGCGGGCGCGAGGGTGCGGGTGACCGCGCCCACGGAGCCGCACCTGCGGGCCCTGCTGGCGGGGATCCGCCGCGAGGGCTACGCGGCCGTGGACGGGGCGCTGGACGAGGAGGCGCGCGGCATCGCGGTGCCCGTCACGCGGGCGGACGGCACCGTGGTGGCCGCCCTGGGCGCCGTGGTCCCGTGCGAGGCGCCCTACACGCCGGGCGTGCCGCCGCTGCTCATGACGGCGGCCCGCGGCATCGCCCGGGCGGTCGGCGGGGATTCTCACTGA